In Falco naumanni isolate bFalNau1 chromosome 5, bFalNau1.pat, whole genome shotgun sequence, the following are encoded in one genomic region:
- the MAPK8IP2 gene encoding C-Jun-amino-terminal kinase-interacting protein 2 isoform X1, whose translation MADRAEMFSLSTFHSLSPPGCRPPQDISLEEFDDEDLSEITDDCGIGLNYDSDHYEKDCLVLERGEQPHPVCTFQDDFQEFEMIDDNEEEEEEEEEEEEGNELEAPPSPSASPIPSPALEETQKHRPTTLNLTAPGTQDSLNNNGSFAPPAHRTTWQDALLHSSSSSSSHTGHSSPHACIQDGPCLESPKGPSPSGAGQAPALLQPSPFDSQGNSHESLAHGNPSPPRAGEDYNMNIISSALRAPHSPSRLCQLPPKPSLSPTGPAAPPGPPTGPDAGSLPQATTAADGCPAPPKHEAAGGWERPAPGEGGALGAGSLGSPTAPGKQPGSLLSQEELAARAVAERHNGQGARLMGTYMCPVGPAEPLSSDGEGPQSGRAASVRGHPSGSSETTSPSSDPGIEADLTSRTTKPFLPGSRHSEDLSSPGSDSDVEGEIEAAFAGGRLVSNMISSISETELDLSSDSSSGRSSHLTNSIEEASSPTSEAELETELEAPGLMGIKDSLLLDKGKEEEEETLERELPERSMVRRESLAELKMEGYYDSLNPVDSSAPVGQTDVSTSSPLDLKIDPDHSLESIRRSFYLPVGPKLMPEADEEDNSEYDSDSESEPDLSEDSDSPWLLSNLVNKMISEGSYPIKCPDECFQQTHSLCDTISPASDLEPEILSEALDGEPGSRDSPVGTGEPAALPHCQRTIELVDMETLRSSLQRAEDERALGAGMEPLPELPADEPGPFLFLSNPTNDTIAPVFPGHPVTLDRLGASEVLATFGCCPGPPRASLRTSPGTEATAEEHRATAVPPATGPEDWAVNRDLDSGVLEADDMIDDVRLAPQGQSPDTGPPALDVSTAKTNRGFTMAYSTDEDEVPYLKGSPFSEDPLRGSLGGELPPAPGALEPRALDESLAYDSVKYTLVVDEHTQLELVSLRRCTSVLSDDSDLLRACDRCDLEDEAAFGDGLVAPDAHSSSEDSSPEADLQFSKKFLNVFVNSTSRSSSTESFGLFSCMVNGEEREQTHRAVFRFIPRHEDELELDVDDPILVELEEDDYWYRGYNMRTGERGIFPAFYAHEVVGQARDAIGLKRNPCWVERFNVQFLGSVEVPYHQGNGILCAAMQKIATTRKLTVHLRPPASCDLEITLQGIKLILTVTEYSREEEFERCSHFFQMKNISFCGCHPRNSCYFGFITKHPVLSRFACHVFVSQESMRHVAECVGRAFQEYYQEHLEYACPTEDIYLE comes from the exons ATGGCGGATCGCGCCGAGATGTTCTCGCTTTCCACCTTCCACTCGCTCTCCCCGCCCGGCTGCAG GCCCCCCCAGGACATCAGCCTGGAGGAGTTTGACGATGAGGATCTGTCGGAGATCACGGATGACTGCGGCATTGGGCTGAACTACGACTCGGACCACTATGAGAAG GACTGCCTGGTGTTGGAGCGCGGCGAGCAGCCGCACCCCGTCTGCACCTTCCAGGATGACTTCCAAGAGTTCGAGATGATTGACGAcaatgaggaggaggaggaagaagaagaggaggaggaggagggcaacGAGCTGGAAGCACCACCATCCCCTTCAGCCTCACCCATCCCCTCACCTGCCCTGGAAGAGACGCAGAAGCACCGACCTACCACCCTCAACctgacagccccaggcacccag GACTCCCTGAACAACAACGGCAGCTTCGCACCGCCAGCTCACCGTACCACCTGGCAGGACGCCCTTctccactcctcctcctcctcttcctcacacaCTG GACACTCATCTCCCCACGCCTGCATCCAGGATGGACCCTGCCTGGAGAGCCCGAAGGGGCCGAGCCCcagcggggctgggcaggcccccgccttgctgcagccctcccCCTTTGACTCGCAAGGCAACAGCCACGAGTCCCTGGCACATGGTAACCCATCGCCCCCGAGAGCCGGGGAAGATTATAACATGAATATCATCTCCTCTGCGCTCCGAGCACCGCACTCCCCGTCGcgcctctgccagctgcctcctAAACCATCTCTCTCTCCAACAGGGCCTGCGGCTCCTCCTGGCCCCCCCACCGGCCCCGACGCAGGCTCACTGCCCCAGGCCACCACAGCTGCCGAtggctgccctgccccaccaAAGCACGAAGCGGCTGGTGGCTGGGAGAGGCCGGCACCCGGCGAAGGGGGtgccctgggggctgggagcCTGGGGTCCCCCACGGCCCCTGGCAagcagcctggctccctgctgtcccaggaggagctggcagccagggccgTCGCTGAGCGGCACAACGGGCAGGGCGCCCGGCTGATGGGCACCTACATGTGCCCTGTGGGGCCAGCGGAGCCGCTCAGCTCCGATGGGGAGGGCCCCCAGTCTGGCCGGGCGGCCAGCGTGCGCGGGCACCCCTCAGGCTCCTCGGAGACCACCTCGCCCTCCTCAGACCCTGGCATCGAGGCTGACCTCACCAGCAGGACCACCAAGCCCTTCCTGCCCGGCAGCCGGCACAGCGAAGACCTCAGCTCGCCCGGCTCTGACTCGGACGTGGAGGGGGAGATCGAGGCAGCCTTTGCTGGTGGGCGCCTGGTCAGCAACATGATCTCCTCCATCTCTGAGACGGAACTGGACCTGAGCAGCGACAGCAGCAGCGGCAGGTCCTCCCACCTCACCAACTCCATCGAGGAGGCCAGCTCGCCCACCTCGGAGGCTGAGCTGGAGACAGAGCTGGAGGCCCCCGGTCTGATGGGCATCAAGGACTCCTTGCTGCTGGACaaaggcaaggaggaggaggaggagacccTGGAGAGAGAGCTCCCGGAACGCAGCATGGTAAGGCGGGAGagcctggcagagctgaagaTGGAGGGCTACTATGACAGCCTGAACCCAGTGGACTCCTCCGCGCCTGTGGGCCAGACAGATGTCTCCACCTCCAGCCCCCTGGACCTGAAGATCGACCCAGACCACAGCCTGGAGAGCATCCGGCGCTCCTTCTACCTGCCTGTGGGGCCCAAGCTGATGCCTGAGGCAGATGAGGAGGACAACAGCGAGTATGACTCCGACTCAGAGTCAGAGCCTGACCTGAGTGAGGACTCGGACTCACCCTGGCTGCTCAGCAACCTTGTCAACAAGATGATCTCAGAGGGCTCCTACCCCATCAAGTGCCCAGATGAGTGCTTCCAGCAGACCCACTCGCTCTGTGACACCATCTCCCCGGCCTCCGACTTGGAGCCTGAGATCCTAAGTGAGGCGTTGGATGGGGAGCCTGGCTCGCGGGACTCGCCAGTGGGCACGGGGGAGCCGGctgccctgccccactgccagcGCACTATTGAGCTGGTGGACATGGAGACACTGCGCAGCTCCCTCCAGCGCGCCGAGGACGAGCGggccctgggagctgggatggagccGCTGCCCGAGCTGCCCGCTGACGAGCCGGgccccttcctcttcctgagCAACCCCACCAACGACACCATTGCACCCGTCTTCCCGGGGCACCCCGTCACCCTCGACAGGCTGGGCGCCTCTGAGGTCCTGGCCACCTTTGGTTGCTGCCCTGGGCCACCCCGTGCCTCCCTGCGCACCTCCCCTGGCACCGAGGCCACCGCTGAGGAGCACCGTGCCACCGCGGTGCCACCAGCCACCGGCCCAGAGGACTGGGCTGTCAACAGGGACCTGGACTCGGGGGTTCTGGAGGCAGACGACATGATCGACGATGTCCGGTTAGCGCCCCAGGGGCAGAGCCCCGACACTGGCCCACCTGCCCTGGATGTCTCCACCGCCAAGACCAACCGTGGCTTCACCATGGCCTACTCCACAGACGAGGACGAGGTGCCCTACCTGAAGGGCTCCCCCTTCTCCGAGGACCCGCTGCGGGGAAGCTTGGGGGGGGAGTTGCCACCTGCTCCCGGGGCGCTGGAGCCACGGGCACTGGATGAGTCCCTGGCCTACGATTCGGTGAAGTACACGCTGGTTGTGGACGAGCACAcgcagctggagctggtgagCCTGCGGCGCTGCACCTCGGTGCTGAGCGACGACAGCGACCTGCTCCGTGCCTGCGATCGCTGCGACCTGGAGGACGAGGCGGCCTTTGGGGATGGGCTGGTGGCCCCTGATGCCCACAGCTCCTCCGAGGATTCGTCCCCTGAGGCTGACCTGCAGTTCTCCAAGAAGTTCCTCAATGTTTTCGTCAACAGCACCTCCCGCTCCTCCA GCACGGAGTCCTTTGGGCTGTTCTCCTGCATGGTGAACGGGGAGGAGCGGGAGCAAACCCACCGGGCCGTCTTCAG GTTCATCCCACGCCATGAGGACGAGCTGGAGCTGGATGTGGATGACCCCATCCtggtggagctggaggaggatgaCTACTGGTACCGGGGCTACAACATGCGAACGGGGGAGAGGGGCATCTTCCCCGCCTTCTATGCCCATGAGGTTGTTGGCCAAGCCAGGGATGCCATCG GCCTGAAGAGGAACCCATGCTGGGTGGAGCGGTTCAATGTGCAGTTCCTGGGCTCGGTGGAGGTGCCGTACCACCAAGGCAACGGCATCCTCTGCGCCGCCATGCAGAAG ATTGCCACCACCAGGAAGCTGACAGTGCACCTGCGCCCGCCGGCCAGCTGCGACCTGGAGATCACACTGCAGGGCATCAAGCTCATCCTGACTGTCACCGAGTACAGCCGGGAAGAGGAG TTTGAGCGCTGCAGCCACTTCTTCCAGATGAAGAACATCTCCTTCTGTGGGTGCCACCCCCGGAACAGCTG ctACTTCGGGTTCATCACCAAGCACCCGGTGCTGAGCCGCTTCGCCTGCCACGTCTTCGTCTCCCAGGAATCCATGCGGCACGTCGCCGAATGCGTCGG ACGAGCATTTCAGGAATATTACCAGGAGCACCTGGAGTACGCTTGCCCCACAGAGGACATTTACCTGGAGTAA
- the MAPK8IP2 gene encoding C-Jun-amino-terminal kinase-interacting protein 2 isoform X2, giving the protein MADRAEMFSLSTFHSLSPPGCRPPQDISLEEFDDEDLSEITDDCGIGLNYDSDHYEKDCLVLERGEQPHPVCTFQDDFQEFEMIDDNEEEEEEEEEEEEGNELEAPPSPSASPIPSPALEETQKHRPTTLNLTAPGTQDSLNNNGSFAPPAHRTTWQDALLHSSSSSSSHTGHSSPHACIQDGPCLESPKGPSPSGAGQAPALLQPSPFDSQGNSHESLAHGPAAPPGPPTGPDAGSLPQATTAADGCPAPPKHEAAGGWERPAPGEGGALGAGSLGSPTAPGKQPGSLLSQEELAARAVAERHNGQGARLMGTYMCPVGPAEPLSSDGEGPQSGRAASVRGHPSGSSETTSPSSDPGIEADLTSRTTKPFLPGSRHSEDLSSPGSDSDVEGEIEAAFAGGRLVSNMISSISETELDLSSDSSSGRSSHLTNSIEEASSPTSEAELETELEAPGLMGIKDSLLLDKGKEEEEETLERELPERSMVRRESLAELKMEGYYDSLNPVDSSAPVGQTDVSTSSPLDLKIDPDHSLESIRRSFYLPVGPKLMPEADEEDNSEYDSDSESEPDLSEDSDSPWLLSNLVNKMISEGSYPIKCPDECFQQTHSLCDTISPASDLEPEILSEALDGEPGSRDSPVGTGEPAALPHCQRTIELVDMETLRSSLQRAEDERALGAGMEPLPELPADEPGPFLFLSNPTNDTIAPVFPGHPVTLDRLGASEVLATFGCCPGPPRASLRTSPGTEATAEEHRATAVPPATGPEDWAVNRDLDSGVLEADDMIDDVRLAPQGQSPDTGPPALDVSTAKTNRGFTMAYSTDEDEVPYLKGSPFSEDPLRGSLGGELPPAPGALEPRALDESLAYDSVKYTLVVDEHTQLELVSLRRCTSVLSDDSDLLRACDRCDLEDEAAFGDGLVAPDAHSSSEDSSPEADLQFSKKFLNVFVNSTSRSSSTESFGLFSCMVNGEEREQTHRAVFRFIPRHEDELELDVDDPILVELEEDDYWYRGYNMRTGERGIFPAFYAHEVVGQARDAIGLKRNPCWVERFNVQFLGSVEVPYHQGNGILCAAMQKIATTRKLTVHLRPPASCDLEITLQGIKLILTVTEYSREEEFERCSHFFQMKNISFCGCHPRNSCYFGFITKHPVLSRFACHVFVSQESMRHVAECVGRAFQEYYQEHLEYACPTEDIYLE; this is encoded by the exons ATGGCGGATCGCGCCGAGATGTTCTCGCTTTCCACCTTCCACTCGCTCTCCCCGCCCGGCTGCAG GCCCCCCCAGGACATCAGCCTGGAGGAGTTTGACGATGAGGATCTGTCGGAGATCACGGATGACTGCGGCATTGGGCTGAACTACGACTCGGACCACTATGAGAAG GACTGCCTGGTGTTGGAGCGCGGCGAGCAGCCGCACCCCGTCTGCACCTTCCAGGATGACTTCCAAGAGTTCGAGATGATTGACGAcaatgaggaggaggaggaagaagaagaggaggaggaggagggcaacGAGCTGGAAGCACCACCATCCCCTTCAGCCTCACCCATCCCCTCACCTGCCCTGGAAGAGACGCAGAAGCACCGACCTACCACCCTCAACctgacagccccaggcacccag GACTCCCTGAACAACAACGGCAGCTTCGCACCGCCAGCTCACCGTACCACCTGGCAGGACGCCCTTctccactcctcctcctcctcttcctcacacaCTG GACACTCATCTCCCCACGCCTGCATCCAGGATGGACCCTGCCTGGAGAGCCCGAAGGGGCCGAGCCCcagcggggctgggcaggcccccgccttgctgcagccctcccCCTTTGACTCGCAAGGCAACAGCCACGAGTCCCTGGCACATG GGCCTGCGGCTCCTCCTGGCCCCCCCACCGGCCCCGACGCAGGCTCACTGCCCCAGGCCACCACAGCTGCCGAtggctgccctgccccaccaAAGCACGAAGCGGCTGGTGGCTGGGAGAGGCCGGCACCCGGCGAAGGGGGtgccctgggggctgggagcCTGGGGTCCCCCACGGCCCCTGGCAagcagcctggctccctgctgtcccaggaggagctggcagccagggccgTCGCTGAGCGGCACAACGGGCAGGGCGCCCGGCTGATGGGCACCTACATGTGCCCTGTGGGGCCAGCGGAGCCGCTCAGCTCCGATGGGGAGGGCCCCCAGTCTGGCCGGGCGGCCAGCGTGCGCGGGCACCCCTCAGGCTCCTCGGAGACCACCTCGCCCTCCTCAGACCCTGGCATCGAGGCTGACCTCACCAGCAGGACCACCAAGCCCTTCCTGCCCGGCAGCCGGCACAGCGAAGACCTCAGCTCGCCCGGCTCTGACTCGGACGTGGAGGGGGAGATCGAGGCAGCCTTTGCTGGTGGGCGCCTGGTCAGCAACATGATCTCCTCCATCTCTGAGACGGAACTGGACCTGAGCAGCGACAGCAGCAGCGGCAGGTCCTCCCACCTCACCAACTCCATCGAGGAGGCCAGCTCGCCCACCTCGGAGGCTGAGCTGGAGACAGAGCTGGAGGCCCCCGGTCTGATGGGCATCAAGGACTCCTTGCTGCTGGACaaaggcaaggaggaggaggaggagacccTGGAGAGAGAGCTCCCGGAACGCAGCATGGTAAGGCGGGAGagcctggcagagctgaagaTGGAGGGCTACTATGACAGCCTGAACCCAGTGGACTCCTCCGCGCCTGTGGGCCAGACAGATGTCTCCACCTCCAGCCCCCTGGACCTGAAGATCGACCCAGACCACAGCCTGGAGAGCATCCGGCGCTCCTTCTACCTGCCTGTGGGGCCCAAGCTGATGCCTGAGGCAGATGAGGAGGACAACAGCGAGTATGACTCCGACTCAGAGTCAGAGCCTGACCTGAGTGAGGACTCGGACTCACCCTGGCTGCTCAGCAACCTTGTCAACAAGATGATCTCAGAGGGCTCCTACCCCATCAAGTGCCCAGATGAGTGCTTCCAGCAGACCCACTCGCTCTGTGACACCATCTCCCCGGCCTCCGACTTGGAGCCTGAGATCCTAAGTGAGGCGTTGGATGGGGAGCCTGGCTCGCGGGACTCGCCAGTGGGCACGGGGGAGCCGGctgccctgccccactgccagcGCACTATTGAGCTGGTGGACATGGAGACACTGCGCAGCTCCCTCCAGCGCGCCGAGGACGAGCGggccctgggagctgggatggagccGCTGCCCGAGCTGCCCGCTGACGAGCCGGgccccttcctcttcctgagCAACCCCACCAACGACACCATTGCACCCGTCTTCCCGGGGCACCCCGTCACCCTCGACAGGCTGGGCGCCTCTGAGGTCCTGGCCACCTTTGGTTGCTGCCCTGGGCCACCCCGTGCCTCCCTGCGCACCTCCCCTGGCACCGAGGCCACCGCTGAGGAGCACCGTGCCACCGCGGTGCCACCAGCCACCGGCCCAGAGGACTGGGCTGTCAACAGGGACCTGGACTCGGGGGTTCTGGAGGCAGACGACATGATCGACGATGTCCGGTTAGCGCCCCAGGGGCAGAGCCCCGACACTGGCCCACCTGCCCTGGATGTCTCCACCGCCAAGACCAACCGTGGCTTCACCATGGCCTACTCCACAGACGAGGACGAGGTGCCCTACCTGAAGGGCTCCCCCTTCTCCGAGGACCCGCTGCGGGGAAGCTTGGGGGGGGAGTTGCCACCTGCTCCCGGGGCGCTGGAGCCACGGGCACTGGATGAGTCCCTGGCCTACGATTCGGTGAAGTACACGCTGGTTGTGGACGAGCACAcgcagctggagctggtgagCCTGCGGCGCTGCACCTCGGTGCTGAGCGACGACAGCGACCTGCTCCGTGCCTGCGATCGCTGCGACCTGGAGGACGAGGCGGCCTTTGGGGATGGGCTGGTGGCCCCTGATGCCCACAGCTCCTCCGAGGATTCGTCCCCTGAGGCTGACCTGCAGTTCTCCAAGAAGTTCCTCAATGTTTTCGTCAACAGCACCTCCCGCTCCTCCA GCACGGAGTCCTTTGGGCTGTTCTCCTGCATGGTGAACGGGGAGGAGCGGGAGCAAACCCACCGGGCCGTCTTCAG GTTCATCCCACGCCATGAGGACGAGCTGGAGCTGGATGTGGATGACCCCATCCtggtggagctggaggaggatgaCTACTGGTACCGGGGCTACAACATGCGAACGGGGGAGAGGGGCATCTTCCCCGCCTTCTATGCCCATGAGGTTGTTGGCCAAGCCAGGGATGCCATCG GCCTGAAGAGGAACCCATGCTGGGTGGAGCGGTTCAATGTGCAGTTCCTGGGCTCGGTGGAGGTGCCGTACCACCAAGGCAACGGCATCCTCTGCGCCGCCATGCAGAAG ATTGCCACCACCAGGAAGCTGACAGTGCACCTGCGCCCGCCGGCCAGCTGCGACCTGGAGATCACACTGCAGGGCATCAAGCTCATCCTGACTGTCACCGAGTACAGCCGGGAAGAGGAG TTTGAGCGCTGCAGCCACTTCTTCCAGATGAAGAACATCTCCTTCTGTGGGTGCCACCCCCGGAACAGCTG ctACTTCGGGTTCATCACCAAGCACCCGGTGCTGAGCCGCTTCGCCTGCCACGTCTTCGTCTCCCAGGAATCCATGCGGCACGTCGCCGAATGCGTCGG ACGAGCATTTCAGGAATATTACCAGGAGCACCTGGAGTACGCTTGCCCCACAGAGGACATTTACCTGGAGTAA